DNA sequence from the Nitrospirota bacterium genome:
TCAGGGAAGTCTCCTGCACCGCGCATGACCGCAGCTCGCCTCATTTCGAGAAACATGCCGGCAGGATCGATCTTTACCGGACAGACCGCCGAGCACAATCCGCAGAGACTGCACTCAAAGGGCAGGGCCTGACGCCTCATTCCTTCAGGGTTGCAGGAATCGGCAATTTCCTTGGGGGTGCCGTACTTCGAAAGGAATGCACATTCCTTTACACACGTTTTGCACTCGGTGCACGTTTCGGAGACAGAGCGGAGCGCCTCCGGAAGCGCTCCGCGCATCGGAATATCTCGTTTTTCTGTTTTTTTCTGTTGATCGATAAGCATCAGAAAGGATTTTTACTTTGAATGTGCTACCCTGTAGATGAGAATCACGGGTTTGCCGTCGGTCGGGAGCACTTCTGCGCGTCCCTTATACCTAGAATTCGGGTTGATGAACCTTTTCAATGTGCCGGTCTGCGGGTAGGATGCATTGCTCGATACCGCAATCCAGCAGCTTTCGAGGCAGGTGATGCATCCGGTCTTCTGCTCCTCTGAGGCTTTGCGGTTGCCGCCGAATTTGATATGGAAATCCTTGCCCTGTTCATCCCAGAAGATTTCGTTTAATGAAAGCTCTTTTCCCAGTCCGGGCCAGGTGGCGGTTATGTTCAAAGTATCACCTTCCACATGCTTGCCGACCGTCTCTTTTGTCAAGGTATTGCCGGGCTTTGCGCCGATCTTTATCAGACCATCGTAGAAATCGAGATTATGAGCGTAGGCCTTGAGAATCGCCCGGTCCTGGTATTTGCCCTCTTTGAATACCACGCCCCAGTGGACGTTCGGCTGATGGACGTTCATTTCATGCACTTCCGTGTAGATCAATACCCGCTTGCCTTTTTCATCGACAATGACAGGGTTTTCCCTTGTCGGGAAATTCTGTATACCTGTGCTGCCTACTTTTGCGATCAGCTGATGTCCTTTTTTCTCGTGCGAATCAGCGAAGACGCTTGCGGTGAGCAGTGCCATAACTATTGTTACGAGAATACCAGTGCCGATGTGCTTTAAGAAATCTCTTTCCATACTCATAACTCCCCCGGTTTATAGTGAGCGAGACAACGTCTCTATCCGATCCAGACCGTTCTTCTGAAGTCCTTGATGCCTTCGACGATATGATTCGTTGTGCCCCGATAGCCGACCTTCAATTCTC
Encoded proteins:
- a CDS encoding YdjY domain-containing protein — encoded protein: MERDFLKHIGTGILVTIVMALLTASVFADSHEKKGHQLIAKVGSTGIQNFPTRENPVIVDEKGKRVLIYTEVHEMNVHQPNVHWGVVFKEGKYQDRAILKAYAHNLDFYDGLIKIGAKPGNTLTKETVGKHVEGDTLNITATWPGLGKELSLNEIFWDEQGKDFHIKFGGNRKASEEQKTGCITCLESCWIAVSSNASYPQTGTLKRFINPNSRYKGRAEVLPTDGKPVILIYRVAHSK